A stretch of the Halomonas sp. CH40 genome encodes the following:
- a CDS encoding efflux RND transporter periplasmic adaptor subunit, with protein sequence MSIQATWAQQPPPPVIAARVAVTDWSDPIKALGTLEADESITLSATVTDTITQINFSDGELVEAGQLLIQLNDNEEQAQLRAARALEDERRNALNRVTQLQERNLSARADVEDNQARLRQASAEADALEARLTNYRLTAPFDGRVGFRDISLGALVTPGMSLVTLDKLDIMQLDFNLPEVYLGQLEAGLSLTATSAAYPDDEFKGEVATIGTRVDPVSRSVTVRAEVDNPSLHLRPGMLMQVTLAPTAREALVIPESAIVPEGQNHFVWQLDEDDSNRVSWQEVEIGSRREGEVEIISGLDGGDLVVAHGTERVREGQQPELLGIMDDSTSIAELLRREESR encoded by the coding sequence ATGAGTATCCAGGCCACTTGGGCACAGCAGCCACCGCCGCCGGTTATTGCCGCCAGGGTCGCCGTAACTGACTGGTCAGACCCGATCAAGGCGCTCGGCACCCTGGAAGCCGATGAAAGCATTACCCTGTCAGCAACAGTGACCGATACCATTACACAGATCAATTTCAGCGATGGCGAGCTGGTAGAAGCCGGTCAGCTGCTTATCCAGCTGAACGATAATGAAGAACAGGCCCAGCTCAGAGCGGCCAGAGCTCTAGAGGATGAGCGACGCAACGCGCTGAACCGCGTCACTCAGCTGCAGGAGCGTAACCTGTCTGCCCGTGCCGATGTGGAAGACAATCAGGCACGCCTGCGTCAGGCGTCCGCTGAAGCGGATGCCCTGGAAGCGCGCTTGACCAACTACCGGCTGACTGCCCCCTTTGACGGGCGCGTCGGCTTCAGGGACATCAGCCTGGGTGCCCTGGTCACGCCCGGCATGTCACTGGTCACCCTGGATAAGCTGGATATCATGCAGCTCGATTTCAACCTGCCTGAGGTCTACCTTGGCCAGTTGGAAGCCGGTTTGTCGCTCACCGCCACCAGCGCCGCTTACCCTGATGACGAATTTAAAGGTGAAGTGGCCACCATCGGCACCCGGGTTGATCCGGTCTCGCGCAGCGTAACGGTGCGCGCGGAAGTGGATAATCCTTCACTACATTTACGCCCCGGCATGCTGATGCAGGTCACCCTGGCCCCGACTGCCCGGGAAGCCCTGGTGATTCCTGAATCTGCCATTGTCCCGGAAGGTCAGAATCACTTTGTATGGCAGCTGGATGAAGACGATAGCAACCGGGTCAGCTGGCAGGAAGTCGAGATCGGCTCGCGACGCGAAGGCGAAGTCGAGATCATCAGCGGGCTGGACGGCGGTGATCTGGTCGTCGCCCACGGCACAGAGCGGGTTCGTGAAGGTCAGCAGCCTGAGCTTCTGGGCATCATGGATGACAGTACCAGCATTGCTGAACTGCTGCGCCGTGAGGAGTCGCGCTAA
- a CDS encoding TIGR04211 family SH3 domain-containing protein codes for MTMLLLGLTSGTALAQSNEAWVSDELSTYVRSGPTDGYRIIGTLTAGEQVEVLETSGDYTRVRNSDGNAVWVLSDELQGTPSAREQLPALEGRVQALSTELAGINEQWEQRVASMTETLDVREKRISELENRNAALEEEASQQLQQVRELQARLDTQEEDLLLRYFMYGGGVAGAGLIVGLIVPHLPRRRKKRDRWFQ; via the coding sequence ATGACGATGTTACTGCTTGGGCTGACCAGTGGTACTGCGCTGGCGCAGTCTAACGAAGCCTGGGTGAGCGATGAACTGAGTACCTATGTGCGCAGTGGCCCAACCGATGGCTACCGGATTATCGGTACTCTGACCGCCGGTGAACAGGTCGAAGTACTGGAAACCAGCGGTGATTACACTCGCGTACGTAACAGCGACGGCAATGCTGTCTGGGTCCTGAGTGATGAACTTCAGGGTACTCCCAGCGCCCGAGAGCAGCTGCCTGCGCTTGAAGGCCGAGTTCAGGCGCTGTCTACCGAACTTGCAGGTATTAACGAGCAGTGGGAGCAGCGGGTGGCTAGCATGACCGAAACGCTGGATGTTCGTGAAAAACGTATCAGCGAGCTTGAAAACCGCAACGCTGCCCTTGAAGAAGAAGCCAGCCAGCAACTCCAGCAGGTGCGTGAACTGCAGGCGCGTCTGGATACTCAGGAAGAAGATCTACTATTACGCTACTTTATGTATGGCGGCGGTGTCGCGGGGGCAGGCCTGATAGTGGGCTTGATCGTGCCGCATCTGCCGCGTCGGCGCAAGAAACGTGATCGCTGGTTTCAGTAA
- a CDS encoding DUF883 family protein codes for MSQHSSKYADQTEQLKADLRHLTDTVEELVNATSEDASSEMRDLRSRAERSLKDTRARLEARGEQLYTGTRDVLTDQADSCDRYVRENPWASIGIGAAAGLLVGLMLGRK; via the coding sequence ATGAGCCAGCATTCGTCCAAGTACGCTGATCAGACAGAGCAACTTAAAGCTGACCTGCGCCATCTTACTGACACCGTTGAAGAGCTGGTTAATGCCACCTCTGAAGATGCCAGCTCGGAAATGCGTGACCTGCGCAGCCGCGCCGAACGTAGCCTGAAAGATACCCGGGCGCGCCTTGAAGCACGTGGCGAGCAACTCTATACCGGCACCCGCGACGTACTGACAGATCAAGCCGACAGCTGCGACCGCTATGTGCGTGAAAACCCCTGGGCCAGTATTGGCATCGGCGCTGCAGCCGGTTTGTTGGTAGGTCTGATGCTCGGACGTAAATAA
- a CDS encoding carboxylate--amine ligase: MQKDPNKGYIALLGWSLNAIEAAETFDRRYIVVAPDWAEDYCQKHDIPHVPWNFERLNDRSMEIAETLKEKGVDVAIPLFEETVEWAGAINSVLLDNPRLYGQSLLLRDKALMKRRAQLGGIRVGIFEEAHDKEDVVRFLKRVNQTLLKLDGDPNDPIHLKAFDKAGCLGHRVIRTPDEVDTIPEEEFPVLMESHLDGWEFAVEAWIHNGKIAFLNISEYVTLGYSVFVPGSPEIEKYRPQITAQIEKLIKTFDIEFGLIHPEYFVTSDGEMYFGEVAYRPPGFKVFELLERVYGFNAYQASMLVFDPHTTPEEVASFFPKEVVDADGYAGCFGVYPRRRVVSRLEIPEEVEDHPYFESHELTPPMEETVTKRTAFGTHWGLIYFKGDDAHTIRDLLKHQEDLDFYV, encoded by the coding sequence ATGCAGAAGGATCCCAATAAAGGTTATATCGCTTTACTTGGCTGGAGCCTCAATGCTATTGAAGCTGCGGAAACGTTTGATCGACGTTATATCGTGGTTGCCCCCGACTGGGCAGAAGATTACTGCCAGAAACATGATATCCCCCATGTTCCATGGAACTTTGAGCGCCTTAATGATCGCTCCATGGAAATTGCCGAGACCCTGAAGGAAAAAGGGGTCGATGTTGCCATTCCACTGTTCGAGGAAACCGTCGAATGGGCCGGTGCCATCAATTCGGTACTGCTCGATAATCCGCGCCTTTATGGCCAGTCGCTGCTGCTGCGCGACAAGGCACTGATGAAGCGTCGCGCCCAGCTGGGTGGTATCCGGGTAGGTATTTTTGAAGAAGCCCATGACAAGGAAGACGTTGTGCGCTTTTTGAAGCGCGTCAATCAGACGCTGCTCAAGCTGGATGGCGACCCGAACGACCCCATTCACCTGAAGGCGTTCGACAAGGCGGGCTGCTTGGGCCATCGGGTGATTCGCACCCCGGATGAAGTGGATACCATCCCCGAGGAAGAATTTCCGGTATTGATGGAATCCCACCTTGATGGCTGGGAATTTGCTGTCGAAGCCTGGATTCACAACGGCAAGATTGCCTTTCTGAACATTTCCGAATACGTCACCCTGGGGTACTCGGTCTTCGTACCCGGCTCGCCGGAAATCGAAAAGTATCGCCCGCAGATCACTGCTCAGATTGAGAAACTGATCAAGACCTTTGATATCGAATTCGGCCTGATCCACCCCGAGTACTTTGTCACCAGCGATGGCGAGATGTATTTTGGCGAAGTGGCCTATCGTCCCCCCGGCTTCAAGGTATTTGAGCTTTTGGAGCGGGTGTATGGTTTTAACGCCTATCAGGCGTCCATGCTGGTGTTCGACCCCCACACCACCCCAGAGGAAGTCGCCAGCTTCTTCCCGAAAGAAGTGGTTGACGCCGATGGTTACGCTGGTTGCTTTGGGGTGTATCCACGCCGCCGCGTGGTCAGCCGTCTGGAAATCCCCGAAGAAGTCGAAGATCACCCTTACTTTGAATCTCACGAATTGACGCCACCGATGGAAGAAACCGTGACCAAGCGTACCGCCTTCGGCACCCACTGGGGGCTGATTTACTTCAAGGGCGATGATGCTCACACAATTCGCGATTTGCTAAAACACCAAGAAGACCTCGACTTCTATGTATAA
- a CDS encoding DUF1820 family protein, protein MAAKPIYRVVVHQHGEVWELYVREIFQSELWGFIEVEEFVFGDPNRVVVDPTSEKLERTLEGVKRSYLPLNAIMRIDEVERGGPLKAVKSEARVAEFPRPFPLPSRDS, encoded by the coding sequence ATGGCGGCTAAGCCGATTTATCGCGTCGTCGTTCACCAGCACGGTGAAGTATGGGAACTCTATGTGCGTGAAATCTTCCAAAGTGAGCTGTGGGGGTTCATTGAAGTGGAAGAATTTGTGTTTGGCGACCCCAACCGGGTTGTCGTGGATCCCACCAGCGAAAAGCTTGAGCGCACTCTGGAAGGTGTGAAACGCAGCTATCTGCCCCTGAATGCGATTATGCGCATTGATGAAGTGGAAAGGGGTGGGCCGCTGAAAGCGGTTAAAAGTGAGGCGCGGGTGGCTGAATTTCCGCGTCCTTTCCCACTGCCTTCGCGGGATAGCTGA
- a CDS encoding phospholipase A encodes MFIRHRWLLCLLPITLLSVSLPGAQTFAQPTNRAEIEARIKALNNELEVLQQELETWPDISASNVKDNAFEDNIFAGSDILKPRLLPQAIAIEDLNERRDLEQASNRNPFAITTHRTNYLLPVSYNSEPNRESFAQIDPDDEPNNTELKFQLSVKVGLATGLFANYGDLYFGYSQRSWWQAYNTEASSPFRETNYEPELFVDFDSAWEVLGWVNTRNRVSINHESNGRSGELSRSWNRLYAESTFQRGDWAFVVAPHWRVPESDSEDDNPDIQRYMGYGDLRLAKRLNNDHEMIAQWRGNPNAGNHGTQIDYSWPVFNGLRAHVQYYYGYGESLIDYDHRVHRLSLGFSLNPLFTPSGLNR; translated from the coding sequence ATGTTCATTCGACACCGATGGTTACTGTGCCTACTCCCCATCACCTTATTGAGTGTTTCGCTTCCCGGTGCGCAAACCTTTGCACAACCCACTAACCGGGCTGAAATTGAGGCACGGATCAAAGCCTTGAACAATGAGCTGGAAGTACTCCAGCAGGAACTTGAAACCTGGCCCGACATCTCCGCCTCAAACGTTAAAGACAATGCCTTTGAGGATAATATATTCGCAGGTTCTGACATCCTGAAGCCGCGCCTGTTACCCCAGGCAATTGCCATCGAAGACCTTAATGAACGGCGCGACCTGGAGCAGGCTTCCAACCGCAATCCTTTCGCAATCACTACCCATCGCACCAACTATCTTCTGCCAGTCAGCTACAACAGTGAGCCTAACCGTGAAAGTTTTGCACAAATCGACCCGGACGATGAGCCAAACAACACCGAACTTAAATTTCAGCTAAGTGTCAAGGTCGGCCTTGCCACCGGGCTATTTGCCAACTATGGAGATCTTTACTTTGGCTACTCACAGCGAAGCTGGTGGCAGGCCTATAATACGGAAGCATCGTCGCCCTTTCGCGAAACCAATTACGAACCGGAACTGTTTGTTGACTTTGATAGTGCCTGGGAGGTGCTCGGATGGGTCAATACCCGCAACCGGGTTTCTATTAACCATGAGTCCAACGGTCGCTCTGGCGAACTTTCGCGCAGCTGGAACCGACTCTATGCAGAAAGCACCTTTCAGCGTGGCGACTGGGCGTTTGTCGTTGCCCCCCACTGGCGCGTGCCTGAATCAGACAGCGAAGACGACAACCCGGACATACAGCGTTATATGGGCTACGGCGACCTGCGCCTGGCTAAACGCCTGAACAACGATCACGAAATGATTGCCCAGTGGCGCGGCAACCCGAATGCGGGAAATCACGGCACCCAGATTGATTATAGCTGGCCGGTGTTCAACGGCCTGCGAGCCCATGTCCAGTATTACTACGGGTACGGTGAAAGCCTGATTGATTACGACCACCGGGTACACCGTTTAAGCCTCGGCTTCAGTCTGAACCCGCTTTTCACCCCCAGCGGGCTGAACCGATAA
- a CDS encoding phage holin family protein has product MSSGPAQRTLDAARRLLKTLLANGETRLRLAVLELEEERARLLGLMLLVGASLVLLLLGIATLTALVVIIFWDSYRIAAIAISAGMLIATSLLLALIAIRKARRHTLFKETLKQFATDRALLELEQDANAEHKR; this is encoded by the coding sequence ATGTCTTCAGGGCCAGCCCAACGTACCCTGGATGCCGCCAGACGCCTGTTAAAAACGCTTCTCGCCAATGGCGAGACGCGTTTGCGTCTGGCGGTACTGGAACTCGAAGAAGAACGTGCGCGCTTGCTCGGCCTGATGCTACTGGTAGGGGCAAGCCTGGTGCTTTTGCTACTGGGCATTGCAACGCTTACCGCACTGGTGGTAATTATTTTCTGGGATAGCTACCGGATTGCGGCCATTGCCATTAGCGCAGGTATGCTGATTGCAACAAGCCTGCTCCTTGCCCTGATCGCCATTCGCAAAGCAAGGCGGCATACGCTGTTCAAGGAAACCTTGAAACAATTCGCCACCGACCGTGCCCTGCTGGAGCTTGAACAGGATGCCAACGCCGAACACAAGCGCTGA
- a CDS encoding NAD(P)/FAD-dependent oxidoreductase has protein sequence MTYDVVVIGAGAAGLMCAAQAGYAGRRVALLDHANKAGKKILMSGGGRCNFTNLATTPQHFYSQNPYFSISALKRYRPEHFVELVERHGVDYVEKAPGQLFCASSAKDIVQLLLTEAQWAGVDIQLKTQIHRLERQGEGICLDTSMGRIQAGVVVIATGGLSIPTMGATGFGYEIARQFGLEVLPTRPALVPFTLGEPWKTRCAALSGVSLEVAVECGGGYFKEPMLFTHRGISGPAMLQISSLWQSGEALRINLLPDEDVATSLRSAREQTPKRKLQTWLGERFPKRVAQALTEWYGNDANETPLAQYSNAQLDEWAQRLNDWQLKPTATEGWRTAEVTLGGVSTEHISSRDFSVKELPQLRFIGEVLDVTGELGGYNFQWAWASGVACGQAC, from the coding sequence ATGACCTACGATGTTGTCGTTATCGGTGCCGGTGCGGCAGGTTTGATGTGCGCTGCTCAGGCTGGTTATGCCGGTCGGCGTGTGGCACTGCTGGATCATGCCAATAAAGCGGGCAAAAAAATCCTCATGTCTGGTGGCGGGCGCTGCAACTTTACCAACCTGGCCACCACACCACAGCATTTCTATTCGCAAAATCCTTATTTCAGCATTTCCGCTTTGAAGCGCTATCGACCGGAACATTTTGTCGAACTGGTGGAACGCCATGGCGTTGACTACGTTGAAAAAGCACCAGGGCAGCTGTTTTGTGCCTCCTCTGCCAAGGACATCGTTCAGCTGCTGTTAACCGAAGCGCAATGGGCGGGCGTGGATATCCAGCTTAAAACCCAGATACATCGCTTGGAGCGTCAAGGGGAGGGCATCTGCCTGGATACCTCAATGGGGCGTATCCAGGCCGGTGTAGTCGTAATCGCCACTGGAGGTTTGTCGATTCCGACCATGGGCGCGACGGGTTTTGGCTATGAGATTGCTCGTCAGTTCGGCCTGGAAGTGCTTCCCACCCGACCGGCGCTGGTACCCTTTACTTTGGGTGAACCCTGGAAAACCCGTTGTGCAGCACTTTCTGGTGTCAGCCTGGAAGTGGCCGTGGAATGCGGCGGCGGTTATTTCAAGGAGCCGATGCTGTTTACTCATCGCGGCATTTCGGGGCCTGCCATGCTGCAGATTTCGTCGCTCTGGCAGTCCGGCGAAGCGCTGCGCATTAACCTGCTGCCTGATGAGGATGTCGCCACCAGCCTGCGCTCAGCCCGTGAGCAGACGCCCAAACGCAAATTGCAGACCTGGCTAGGGGAGCGTTTTCCCAAGCGTGTGGCCCAAGCGTTAACTGAATGGTATGGCAATGATGCTAACGAAACGCCGCTGGCCCAGTACAGCAATGCCCAGCTGGATGAGTGGGCACAACGGCTTAACGATTGGCAGCTCAAGCCTACCGCGACCGAAGGTTGGCGAACCGCTGAGGTGACGTTGGGAGGTGTATCCACCGAGCATATTTCATCACGGGATTTCAGCGTCAAAGAGTTGCCGCAGTTGCGCTTTATTGGTGAAGTGCTGGATGTCACCGGGGAACTGGGGGGATACAACTTCCAGTGGGCCTGGGCGAGTGGCGTTGCCTGTGGGCAGGCGTGTTAG
- a CDS encoding YqjK family protein yields MPTPNTSAEKTPNKQPSRRERKQALLQTLEQQRIDIMVDSLRLNRAAAPIDATWQQLIRFKKPLYLLGGFVAWKLTRKPGRLMQLGKKAVSGYAVAKRVRQLTR; encoded by the coding sequence ATGCCAACGCCGAACACAAGCGCTGAAAAGACGCCGAATAAGCAGCCGTCACGGCGCGAACGCAAGCAGGCCCTGCTGCAGACCCTTGAACAGCAGCGTATCGACATTATGGTAGATAGCTTGCGCCTTAATAGAGCTGCTGCGCCCATTGATGCTACTTGGCAACAGCTGATTCGTTTCAAAAAGCCGCTCTACCTGCTCGGCGGCTTTGTTGCCTGGAAGCTGACGCGCAAACCCGGCCGCCTGATGCAGTTGGGTAAAAAAGCCGTCTCGGGCTATGCCGTTGCCAAAAGAGTGCGCCAGCTGACACGCTGA
- the mscK gene encoding mechanosensitive channel MscK, with amino-acid sequence MSRRVSGLICLLLCWLVAGVSMSAMALEIEGVPERGELDARLATLEDMQSEPSAAQLREQQALEAALGAYDRLLALDERQRLLEERVERAPDELISLERQLAEIAAEGEPVSLAQLNNQSLEELDAQQALAVTQLQQLQNQQAEISAQLLSAQTLPERAQQSIATALQRIERLRRDYDARDALLSEQERSTNSDAQLIQLRLERVLAEREVAFHQRELSTNSRLREIAQQRRDLVALQIARQEQALETLQSVIDRKRRSQSEQAIADVARDNSLIVAEHPLVARAQEANQTLSQELLRTTDRANSVVRENIDTQRQLDYTRQLQRSLNEQIEAIRGSQLLSRILREQRQSLLTVSDRRDLQDEIADLRLKQFELIRQRDELRHGDRLASQRLTEAGLEQAPELLEALTRLYQARRELVERLEQAYGTLLSAAIELQLNHQQLVSITQDLRATIEEQLFWVANSRPLDLNWLRSLPTALHDEWYNGEWRSVVSNRLSLDSWSVFKGTPVILLAAVLLLLRRKIKHQLGLLHAQIGRLKSDTQLHTPKAVLLNALLALPLATLLAGAGLLLNAPVLMQVALLWAVVAWGRRILVVHGVAEQHFKWPTGYSRRLRSLLGGLGIAMVPVVAIAAMAEEIQTPLAMRPFAFALLTVGLVAMSVLLVKLVIAHLPFFGVRLFRLTLGLSMAAVPLVMMGLVAWGYEYTALKLIQRFVITLYILGMWVVVEATVVRSLAVAARRLAYQRALAKRHAQLQEDAEGSNELVEEPPLDMEQISNQSLRLSKLILLIAFSTLIYGVWSDLLGVLNYLDQVALVNLSDEALVEDVLSISDFFTALFIIAVTTIMARNLPGLLEVMVLSRLALKQGSAYAISSLLSYTIVGVGVVMSLAALGVSWDKLQWLVAALSVGLGFGLQEIFANFISGLIILFERPIRIGDTITLGNLHGTVNRIRIRATTVTDFDRKEIIIPNKTFVTDQLINWSLSDNVTRVVLTYGVAHGSDLAMVHRLLHQAAAENTRVLSDPEPQVFCVHYGPHNFNFELRIFVNDIMDRLYASDEINCRVDELFRNAGIRVAFEQMDVWLHSDRSTPVQVQSIAADARRQAE; translated from the coding sequence GTGTCGAGACGTGTAAGCGGGTTGATCTGTCTGCTTTTATGCTGGCTAGTGGCCGGGGTGTCCATGAGCGCCATGGCGCTTGAAATTGAGGGTGTTCCTGAGCGCGGTGAACTTGACGCCCGGCTGGCAACGCTGGAAGACATGCAAAGCGAGCCCAGCGCTGCCCAGCTGCGCGAACAGCAAGCGCTGGAGGCGGCGTTAGGGGCCTATGATCGCTTGCTTGCTCTGGATGAGCGCCAGCGCCTGCTGGAGGAGCGTGTTGAACGTGCGCCGGATGAGCTTATCAGCCTGGAACGCCAGTTAGCGGAAATAGCCGCAGAAGGTGAACCTGTCTCCTTGGCACAGCTCAATAACCAGTCGCTTGAGGAACTGGATGCGCAGCAAGCACTGGCAGTGACACAGCTTCAGCAGCTACAGAACCAACAGGCAGAGATCAGCGCTCAACTGTTATCCGCACAAACCCTGCCAGAGCGTGCCCAGCAATCAATTGCCACCGCTTTACAGCGGATTGAGCGGCTGCGCCGTGACTATGATGCTCGCGATGCCCTTCTGAGTGAGCAGGAACGCAGCACCAACAGTGATGCACAGTTGATCCAGCTGCGCCTGGAAAGAGTGCTGGCCGAGCGGGAAGTGGCGTTTCATCAGCGTGAGCTGAGTACCAATAGCCGTTTGCGCGAAATTGCCCAACAGCGGCGTGATCTGGTTGCCCTGCAGATCGCCCGTCAGGAGCAAGCACTTGAAACCCTGCAGAGCGTGATTGATCGCAAACGTCGCTCGCAATCCGAACAGGCGATTGCCGATGTTGCGCGTGATAATTCACTGATTGTCGCGGAGCATCCATTAGTCGCCCGCGCTCAGGAAGCGAACCAGACCTTAAGCCAGGAACTGCTGCGTACCACTGACCGTGCCAATAGCGTGGTGCGTGAAAATATTGATACCCAGCGTCAGCTGGACTACACCCGTCAGTTGCAGCGTAGCCTTAACGAGCAGATTGAAGCGATTCGTGGCAGTCAGCTGCTTTCCCGCATCCTCCGTGAACAGCGTCAATCCCTGTTGACAGTGAGTGACCGCCGTGACTTGCAGGATGAAATTGCCGACTTGCGGCTCAAGCAGTTTGAACTGATTCGCCAACGCGATGAGCTGCGCCATGGCGATCGGCTGGCATCCCAGCGATTGACGGAAGCCGGGCTTGAACAAGCCCCGGAGCTTCTTGAGGCGTTAACGCGCCTTTATCAGGCTCGCCGTGAATTGGTTGAACGCCTGGAACAGGCTTACGGCACCCTGCTAAGCGCGGCAATTGAGCTGCAGCTTAATCACCAGCAGCTGGTCAGTATCACTCAGGATCTGCGCGCCACCATTGAAGAGCAGCTTTTTTGGGTCGCCAACAGCCGCCCGCTGGATTTGAACTGGTTACGTAGCCTTCCTACGGCCTTGCATGATGAGTGGTATAACGGCGAATGGCGCAGCGTGGTGAGTAACCGCTTATCGCTGGATTCCTGGTCGGTGTTTAAAGGCACTCCCGTCATACTGCTGGCCGCCGTTTTGCTGCTCCTGCGACGGAAAATCAAGCATCAGCTTGGCCTTCTGCATGCTCAGATAGGGCGGTTGAAAAGCGATACCCAGCTACATACGCCCAAGGCGGTGTTGTTGAATGCGCTGCTGGCACTGCCGCTGGCGACGCTGTTGGCAGGCGCTGGGCTATTGCTCAATGCGCCGGTGCTGATGCAGGTCGCGCTGCTCTGGGCGGTGGTGGCCTGGGGGCGCCGTATTCTGGTGGTGCACGGCGTTGCCGAACAACACTTCAAATGGCCAACCGGGTATTCACGCAGGTTGCGTTCGTTACTGGGTGGCTTGGGTATTGCCATGGTGCCGGTGGTGGCGATTGCCGCCATGGCAGAAGAGATTCAGACACCGCTTGCGATGCGGCCCTTTGCGTTTGCTCTGCTCACTGTGGGTTTGGTGGCGATGAGCGTGTTACTGGTCAAACTGGTGATTGCTCACCTGCCATTTTTTGGGGTGAGGCTGTTCCGTCTGACACTGGGGCTAAGCATGGCGGCGGTGCCGCTGGTGATGATGGGGCTAGTGGCTTGGGGGTATGAATACACCGCGCTCAAGCTGATTCAGCGCTTTGTGATCACCCTGTATATTCTCGGTATGTGGGTGGTGGTGGAGGCCACTGTGGTGCGCAGCTTGGCGGTGGCAGCGCGGCGCCTGGCCTATCAGCGTGCTCTGGCCAAGCGTCACGCCCAGTTGCAGGAAGATGCCGAAGGCAGCAACGAATTAGTGGAAGAGCCCCCTTTGGATATGGAGCAGATCAGCAACCAGTCGCTGCGCCTTTCCAAGCTGATTTTGCTGATTGCCTTCAGCACGCTGATTTATGGCGTCTGGTCGGATCTGCTCGGGGTTCTCAACTATCTCGATCAGGTGGCGCTGGTGAATCTTTCCGATGAGGCCCTGGTGGAAGATGTGCTGTCAATTTCCGACTTCTTTACGGCGCTGTTTATTATTGCCGTGACCACCATCATGGCGCGCAATCTGCCAGGGCTTTTAGAGGTAATGGTGCTGTCGCGGCTGGCCCTCAAGCAGGGCAGCGCCTATGCGATCAGCTCGCTGCTGTCCTATACCATCGTAGGGGTGGGCGTGGTGATGTCGCTTGCCGCGCTGGGCGTCTCCTGGGATAAGCTGCAATGGCTGGTGGCGGCCTTGAGTGTGGGCCTGGGCTTTGGGCTGCAGGAGATTTTTGCCAACTTCATTTCCGGCCTGATCATCCTGTTCGAACGGCCCATCCGGATTGGTGACACCATCACCCTGGGTAACCTGCATGGAACCGTTAACCGTATCCGTATTCGTGCCACCACGGTGACTGATTTTGATCGCAAGGAAATCATCATCCCCAACAAGACCTTTGTAACCGATCAGCTGATTAACTGGTCCCTGTCGGATAACGTCACCCGGGTCGTGCTGACCTATGGCGTGGCCCATGGTTCAGACCTTGCCATGGTGCATCGACTGTTGCATCAGGCGGCAGCGGAAAATACTCGGGTGCTTAGCGACCCGGAGCCGCAGGTGTTCTGCGTCCATTACGGGCCGCATAATTTCAACTTCGAACTGCGCATCTTCGTCAATGACATCATGGATCGTCTGTACGCGTCAGATGAGATCAACTGCCGGGTGGATGAGCTTTTCCGCAACGCCGGAATACGGGTCGCCTTCGAGCAGATGGATGTCTGGCTGCACAGTGATCGCTCAACGCCGGTGCAAGTGCAGTCCATTGCGGCGGATGCTCGCCGTCAGGCGGAATGA
- a CDS encoding TlyA family RNA methyltransferase, with protein MPRLDQLLVSLGLAASRTRAQRLIRHGRVSRVDTQQTLTKASEKLAENTPLTVADDPEERYVSRAGLKLEALLLARNKRFDGQTVLDVGQSTGGFTDCALRFGAKIVIGIEVGHGQLAEALRQHPQVICLEGINARRMSQQPEVLAALGEAPLDAVVMDVSFISQTLIVPEIAALLPDGGELYSLVKPQFELSPQALDKRGVVTDSRYFAQVEDKLRHTCQVNQLTILDWQESPITGGDGNREFLLHARLNHSA; from the coding sequence ATGCCACGACTCGATCAACTGCTGGTCAGCCTTGGGCTGGCCGCTTCACGTACCCGCGCTCAGCGGCTGATTCGCCACGGGCGAGTCAGCCGTGTGGATACGCAACAGACTCTGACCAAAGCCAGCGAAAAACTGGCTGAAAACACCCCGCTTACCGTCGCGGATGACCCGGAAGAACGCTATGTTTCCCGCGCCGGGTTGAAGCTTGAAGCCTTGCTGCTGGCCAGAAACAAACGCTTTGATGGACAGACAGTGCTGGATGTTGGCCAGTCCACCGGCGGGTTTACTGACTGCGCCCTGCGCTTTGGGGCAAAGATTGTGATTGGTATTGAGGTAGGCCACGGGCAGTTGGCTGAAGCGCTTCGCCAACACCCTCAGGTCATCTGCCTGGAAGGTATCAATGCTCGGCGAATGAGTCAGCAGCCAGAGGTATTGGCCGCCTTGGGTGAGGCACCGCTGGATGCGGTAGTGATGGATGTCTCCTTTATTTCGCAAACCCTGATAGTGCCCGAGATAGCCGCCCTGCTGCCTGATGGTGGTGAGCTTTATTCACTGGTCAAACCGCAGTTTGAGCTCAGCCCCCAGGCGCTGGACAAGCGCGGCGTGGTGACTGATTCGAGGTATTTTGCTCAGGTTGAAGACAAGCTGCGTCACACCTGCCAGGTAAATCAGCTGACGATTCTCGACTGGCAGGAGAGCCCGATTACCGGCGGCGACGGTAATCGGGAGTTTCTGCTCCATGCCCGCTTGAATCATTCCGCCTGA